From Columba livia isolate bColLiv1 breed racing homer chromosome 5, bColLiv1.pat.W.v2, whole genome shotgun sequence, one genomic window encodes:
- the LOC102090381 gene encoding cytosolic 5'-nucleotidase 1A, protein MAEPESTVINTHVKQKDPSEALVIAVTTRAIFDLEEEHKLYLEKGKEEYTRHQQANQDKLLPPGTAFAFIQAAQYVNEKILESNPAEKNLFDILVLSNNSPESGVRIVNSAKHYGLEISKFCFVSDEDSTQYLKSHSVKLFLSADRTDVCNALQRGVSAALVFQQDVQAPSTPLRVVFDGDAVLFSDETDQVFREQGLEGAVQYERAMEAVPMGEGPLKAFAMHLGKIRKKFSQEESPIRTYLVTARSGRDMGIRAIKTLREWGLAIDEAFFMDGAPKGPILAQIQPHIFFDDGLHNIHGAQDVGVPSAWVPSCC, encoded by the exons ATGGCAGAGCCCGAAAGCACAGTCATAAACACCCACGTGAAACAG AAAGATCCCAGCGAGGCACTGGTCATTGCAGTGACCACCAGAGCCATCTTTGACCTAGAGGAGGAGCACAAGCTCTATCTGGAGAAAGGCAAGGAGGAGTACACGAGGCATCAGCAGGCCAACCAGGACAAGCTCCTGCCTCCGGGCACAGCCTTCGCCTTCATCCAG GCAGCACAGTATGTGAATGAGAAGATCCTGGAGAGCAACCCAGCAGAGAAAAACCTCTTTGACATCCTGGTGCTCTCAAACAACAGCCCAGAAAGCGGCGTGCGCATTGTCAACAGCGCCAAGCACTACG GCCTGGAGATCTCAAAGTTCTGCTTCGTCAGCGATGAGGACTCCACGCAGTACCTGAAATCTCACAGCGTCAAACTCTTCCTCTCAGCTGACAGGACAGATGTCTGCAATGCCCTCCAGAGAG GGGTCTCGGCAGCGCTCGTCTTCCAGCAGGATGTGCaggcccccagcacccccctcCGCGTGGTGTTTGATGGGGACGCTGTGCTCTTCTCCGACGAGACAGACCAGGTCTTCcgggagcaggggctggagggggcaGTGCAGTATGAGCGGGCGATGGAGGCCGTGCCCATGGGAGAG GGTCCCCTGAAGGCTTTTGCCATGCACCTTGGGAAGATACGCAAGAAGTTCAGCCAGGAAGAATCTCCCATCCGTACCTACCTGGTGACTGCCCGCAGTGGTCGGGACATGGGCATCCGAGCCATCAAGACGCTCCGGGAGTGGGGTCTGGCCATTGATGAGGCTTTCTTCATGGATGGGGCTCCCAAGGGCCCCATCCTCGCCCAGATCCAGCCCCACATTTTCTTTGACGATGGCCTTCATAACATACATGGAGCTCAAGATGTGGGTGTACCTtctgcctgggtcccttcctgTTGCTGA
- the SYT8 gene encoding synaptotagmin-8 isoform X2 has protein sequence MHGSWPRSLCRGKGRLRLRRRRDGHSSLAMAVAARKGMMTASPLTGSPVAIATTAQPGFLDGWLSQIPLPKWALIAVAVAVAVLLLLFVICIIRCCCGKKKPKKKERVSLLPVSGFSAACLVQPEMEDLERCAEQTGRGKLQYSLEYNFRVQELKVGVKQAAELKAMDSGGTSDPYVIVYLTSDVKKKYETKVYRKTLNPVFNETFTFQVPQAEVPESTLVMQIYDFNRFAKHDIIGEVRLPLASVSLQHVIEQWSDLVAASKVEEEQLGEICFSLRYVPSTGKLTVLILEAKKLKRMDSHGLSDPFVKVHLILNRKKWKKKTTSVKKNTLSPYFNEVFVFEVPFSQIQNVDVVISVWDHDKVTKNEPIGKLFLGCRATGNQLRHWSDMLSNPRRPLAQWHSLQPPEVVDKALGLKSHLKLPLPPR, from the exons ATGCATGGCAGCTGGCCCAGGAGTCTGTGCAGAGGGAAAGGGAGACTAAGGCTGAGAAGGAGACGTGACG GTCACTCCAGCCTAGCCATGGCGGTGGCAGCCAGGAAAGGCATGATGACGGCCTCACCGCTCACCGGCAGCCCCGTGGCCATTGCCACCACGGCTCAGCCAGGCTTCCTGGATGGCTGGCTTAGCCAGATCCCAT TACCCAAATGGGCACTCATTGCTGTGGCTGTGGCAGTGgctgttctcctcctcctcttcgtCATTTGCATCATCAGGTGCTGCTGTGGCAAGAAGAAGCccaagaagaaggagagagtcAGCTTGCTTCCTGTCAGTGGCTTCAGCGCAGCCTGCCTT GTCCAGCCTGAGATGGAGGATCTGGAGCGGTGTGCGGAGCAGACAGGACGAGGAAAGCTGCAGTACTCCCTGGAGTACAACTTCCGTGTGCAGGAG CTGAAAGTCGGCGTGAAGCAGGCAGCTGAGCTGAAGGCCATGGACAGTGGAGGCACATCTGATCCATATGTGATCGTCTACCTAACATCTGATGTGAAGAAGAAGTATGAGACCAAGGTTTACCGCAAGACCCTGAACCCTGTCTTCAATGAGACCTTCACATTCCAG GTACCACAGGCAGAGGTACCTGAATCCACACTGGTGATGCAAATCTACGACTTCAATCGATTTGCCAAGCATGACATTATTGGTGAGGTCCGGCTGCCCCTGGCCAGTGTCAGCCTGCAGCACGTCATCGAGCAGTGGAGTGACCTGGTGGCAGCCAGTAAAGTGGAG gaagagcagctgggtgAGATCTGCTTCTCACTGCGCTACGTCCCCAGCACTGGCAAGTTAACGGTGCTTATCCTGGAAGCCAAGAAACTGAAGCGGATGGACTCCCATGGGCTCTCAG ATCCTTTTGTCAAGGTACATCTCATCCTGAacaggaagaaatggaagaagaagACAACAAGTGTGAAGAAAAACACCTTAAGCCCTTACTTCAACgaggtgtttgtttttgaggTGCCTTTCAGTCAGATCCAG AACGTGGATGTGGTCATTTCCGTCTGGGATCACGACAAAGTGACCAAGAACGAGCCCATTGGCAAACTCTTTCTGGGCTGTCGGGCCACAGGCAACCAGCTGAGGCACTGGTCTGACATGCTGTCCAACCCACGCCGGCCCCTCGCCCAGTGGCACAGCCTTCAGCCCCCAGAGGTGGTTGACAAAGCCCTGGGGCTGAAATCCCACCTCAAGCTGCCCCTGCCCCCCAGATAG
- the SYT8 gene encoding synaptotagmin-8 isoform X3, producing MHGSWPRSLCRGKGRLRLRRRRDGHSSLAMAVAARKGMMTASPLTGSPVAIATTAQPGFLDGWLSQIPLPKWALIAVAVAVAVLLLLFVICIIRCCCGKKKPKKKERVSLLPVSGFSAACLVQPEMEDLERCAEQTGRGKLQYSLEYNFRVQELKVGVKQAAELKAMDSGGTSDPYVIVYLTSDVKKKYETKVYRKTLNPVFNETFTFQVPQAEVPESTLVMQIYDFNRFAKHDIIGEVRLPLASVSLQHVIEQWSDLVAASKVEEEQLGEICFSLRYVPSTGKLTVLILEAKKLKRMDSHGLSDPFVKVHLILNRKKWKKKTTSVKKNTLSPYFNEVFVFEVPFSQIQSRQDGARGKAEQGLHSFHAAGQEMPPKEAWHYRPDCETPPEDLPEAHLLAAVFSHDCLSVLCRILSKLGYE from the exons ATGCATGGCAGCTGGCCCAGGAGTCTGTGCAGAGGGAAAGGGAGACTAAGGCTGAGAAGGAGACGTGACG GTCACTCCAGCCTAGCCATGGCGGTGGCAGCCAGGAAAGGCATGATGACGGCCTCACCGCTCACCGGCAGCCCCGTGGCCATTGCCACCACGGCTCAGCCAGGCTTCCTGGATGGCTGGCTTAGCCAGATCCCAT TACCCAAATGGGCACTCATTGCTGTGGCTGTGGCAGTGgctgttctcctcctcctcttcgtCATTTGCATCATCAGGTGCTGCTGTGGCAAGAAGAAGCccaagaagaaggagagagtcAGCTTGCTTCCTGTCAGTGGCTTCAGCGCAGCCTGCCTT GTCCAGCCTGAGATGGAGGATCTGGAGCGGTGTGCGGAGCAGACAGGACGAGGAAAGCTGCAGTACTCCCTGGAGTACAACTTCCGTGTGCAGGAG CTGAAAGTCGGCGTGAAGCAGGCAGCTGAGCTGAAGGCCATGGACAGTGGAGGCACATCTGATCCATATGTGATCGTCTACCTAACATCTGATGTGAAGAAGAAGTATGAGACCAAGGTTTACCGCAAGACCCTGAACCCTGTCTTCAATGAGACCTTCACATTCCAG GTACCACAGGCAGAGGTACCTGAATCCACACTGGTGATGCAAATCTACGACTTCAATCGATTTGCCAAGCATGACATTATTGGTGAGGTCCGGCTGCCCCTGGCCAGTGTCAGCCTGCAGCACGTCATCGAGCAGTGGAGTGACCTGGTGGCAGCCAGTAAAGTGGAG gaagagcagctgggtgAGATCTGCTTCTCACTGCGCTACGTCCCCAGCACTGGCAAGTTAACGGTGCTTATCCTGGAAGCCAAGAAACTGAAGCGGATGGACTCCCATGGGCTCTCAG ATCCTTTTGTCAAGGTACATCTCATCCTGAacaggaagaaatggaagaagaagACAACAAGTGTGAAGAAAAACACCTTAAGCCCTTACTTCAACgaggtgtttgtttttgaggTGCCTTTCAGTCAGATCCAG TCTCggcaggatggagccagggGAAAAGCAGAACAAGGACTTCATAGCTTTCACGCTGCTGGGCAAGAAATGCCCCCCAAAGAAGCATGGCATTACAG GCCTGATTGTGAAACACCTCCAGAAGACCTTCCAGAGGCCCATCTCCTTGCAGCTGTCTTCTCCCATGACTGTCTCTCAGTGTTGTGCAG GATCTTGTCCAAACTTGGTTATGAGTAA
- the SYT8 gene encoding synaptotagmin-8 isoform X1 codes for MFRLLSGGPGPRFPLKLHLPGCPARCPAAGSPGVCWGDTGGVRQGEATASSASATHSILPLPTVKHCSGGETLVNCPVRCGAGGAAAIVQVASGKLRLGRMEPGEKQNKDFIAFTLLGKKCPPKKHGITGLIVKHLQKTFQRPISLQLSSPMTVSQCCAGSCPNLVMSKHEVREEKGGDVVFEALQPGTHRSLCLVPSAGGDNCSSMPAPQDWQGALQVQMEVAESRGAAHSTGSLVQTSISCAHRSPPLPCPVGSPSKTKLISHFSLFSPLSWGSETDSSPMPPASSKKYLWKKRSWKKNSHPEEPISLKPKGLACSLFTGPIIARITDCIYLGNLNAAYSGRALCTNSIDSIIDVSSLPSDCSLSVIPCTCQRGGFRHSWSRLKVDIQSPLHGDYHDMGQPCFRHINNCIEASLEKGKRVLLHCRDGYSLGPTCIIQYLMVKHSMRLLAAYELVRARYPLNIQQCHQDLLVGLEMSLQPGSINIMCLKHSLSRKMAWS; via the exons ATGTTCCGCTTGCTCTCGGGGGGCCCAGGGCCACGCTTCCCACTGAAACTACATCTCCCAGGCTGCCCGGCACGCTGCCCCGCTGCCGGCTCCCCAGGGGTCTGCTGGGGGGATACGGGGGGGGTGAGACAAGGGGAAGCAACCGCCTCCTCGGCTTCTGCCACCCACAGCATCCTGCCCTTGCCTACGGTAAAGCACTGCAGTGGGGGGGAAACTTTGGTGAATTGTCCTGTGCGATgcggggctggaggggcggcAGCCATCGTCCAAGTGGCCTCTGGGAAACTCCG TCTCggcaggatggagccagggGAAAAGCAGAACAAGGACTTCATAGCTTTCACGCTGCTGGGCAAGAAATGCCCCCCAAAGAAGCATGGCATTACAG GCCTGATTGTGAAACACCTCCAGAAGACCTTCCAGAGGCCCATCTCCTTGCAGCTGTCTTCTCCCATGACTGTCTCTCAGTGTTGTGCAG GATCTTGTCCAAACTTGGTTATGAGTAAACATGAAGTGCGTGAAGAGAAGGGTGGGGATGTGGTGTTTGAAGCCCTGCAACCTGGCACACACCGGTCACTCTGCTTAGTGCCATCAGCAGGAGGGGACAACTGCTCCAGCATGCCGGCACCCCAGGACTGGCAGGGTGCTCTGCAGGTCCAG ATGGAAgttgctgagagcagaggggcagccCACAGCACTGGGTCTCTGGTTCAGACATCCATTTCTTGTGCCCATAGATCTCCACCCCTGCCTTGTCCAGTGGGCTCCCCTTCCAAGACAAAGCTCATCAGCCACTTCTCCCTCTTCTCACCACTGTCGTGGGGCTCTGAGACAGATTCTAGCCCCATGCCCCCTGCCAGCTCCAAGAAATACCTCTGGaagaagaggagctggaagaagAACTCACATCCTGAGGAGCCCATCAGTCTGAAACCAAAGGGGCTTGCATGTTCCCTCTTCACAGGACCCATCATTGCTCGGATAACTGACTGCATCTACTTGGGGAACCTCAACGCTGCCTACAGTGGACGGGCGCTGTGCACAAACAGCATTGACAGCATCATTGACGTGAGCAGCCTGCCCAGTGACTGCAGCCTGAGTGTCATCCCCTGCACCTGCCAACGGGGAGGGTTCAGGCACAGCTGGTCACGTCTCAAGGTCGACATCCAGTCTCCACTCCATGGGGATTATCATGACATGGGGCAGCCTTGCTTCCGACACATCAACAACTGCATCGAAGCCTCACTGGAGAAAGGGAAGCGTGTCCTCCTCCACTGCAGAGATGGTTACTCTCTAGGTCCTACTTGCATCATTCAGTACCTGATGGTCAAGCACAGCATGAGGTTGTTGGCAGCCTATGAGTTGGTGAGGGCACGGTACCCGCTGAACATCCAGCAGTGTCATCAGGATCTGCTGGTGGgtttggagatgtccctgcagcctgggagcATCAACATCATGTGCCTGAAGCACTCCCTGTCAAGAAAGATGGCATGGAGCTAA
- the SYT8 gene encoding synaptotagmin-8 isoform X4, with protein MEPGEKQNKDFIAFTLLGKKCPPKKHGITGLIVKHLQKTFQRPISLQLSSPMTVSQCCAGSCPNLVMSKHEVREEKGGDVVFEALQPGTHRSLCLVPSAGGDNCSSMPAPQDWQGALQVQMEVAESRGAAHSTGSLVQTSISCAHRSPPLPCPVGSPSKTKLISHFSLFSPLSWGSETDSSPMPPASSKKYLWKKRSWKKNSHPEEPISLKPKGLACSLFTGPIIARITDCIYLGNLNAAYSGRALCTNSIDSIIDVSSLPSDCSLSVIPCTCQRGGFRHSWSRLKVDIQSPLHGDYHDMGQPCFRHINNCIEASLEKGKRVLLHCRDGYSLGPTCIIQYLMVKHSMRLLAAYELVRARYPLNIQQCHQDLLVGLEMSLQPGSINIMCLKHSLSRKMAWS; from the exons atggagccagggGAAAAGCAGAACAAGGACTTCATAGCTTTCACGCTGCTGGGCAAGAAATGCCCCCCAAAGAAGCATGGCATTACAG GCCTGATTGTGAAACACCTCCAGAAGACCTTCCAGAGGCCCATCTCCTTGCAGCTGTCTTCTCCCATGACTGTCTCTCAGTGTTGTGCAG GATCTTGTCCAAACTTGGTTATGAGTAAACATGAAGTGCGTGAAGAGAAGGGTGGGGATGTGGTGTTTGAAGCCCTGCAACCTGGCACACACCGGTCACTCTGCTTAGTGCCATCAGCAGGAGGGGACAACTGCTCCAGCATGCCGGCACCCCAGGACTGGCAGGGTGCTCTGCAGGTCCAG ATGGAAgttgctgagagcagaggggcagccCACAGCACTGGGTCTCTGGTTCAGACATCCATTTCTTGTGCCCATAGATCTCCACCCCTGCCTTGTCCAGTGGGCTCCCCTTCCAAGACAAAGCTCATCAGCCACTTCTCCCTCTTCTCACCACTGTCGTGGGGCTCTGAGACAGATTCTAGCCCCATGCCCCCTGCCAGCTCCAAGAAATACCTCTGGaagaagaggagctggaagaagAACTCACATCCTGAGGAGCCCATCAGTCTGAAACCAAAGGGGCTTGCATGTTCCCTCTTCACAGGACCCATCATTGCTCGGATAACTGACTGCATCTACTTGGGGAACCTCAACGCTGCCTACAGTGGACGGGCGCTGTGCACAAACAGCATTGACAGCATCATTGACGTGAGCAGCCTGCCCAGTGACTGCAGCCTGAGTGTCATCCCCTGCACCTGCCAACGGGGAGGGTTCAGGCACAGCTGGTCACGTCTCAAGGTCGACATCCAGTCTCCACTCCATGGGGATTATCATGACATGGGGCAGCCTTGCTTCCGACACATCAACAACTGCATCGAAGCCTCACTGGAGAAAGGGAAGCGTGTCCTCCTCCACTGCAGAGATGGTTACTCTCTAGGTCCTACTTGCATCATTCAGTACCTGATGGTCAAGCACAGCATGAGGTTGTTGGCAGCCTATGAGTTGGTGAGGGCACGGTACCCGCTGAACATCCAGCAGTGTCATCAGGATCTGCTGGTGGgtttggagatgtccctgcagcctgggagcATCAACATCATGTGCCTGAAGCACTCCCTGTCAAGAAAGATGGCATGGAGCTAA